Proteins from a genomic interval of Streptomyces sp. NBC_01445:
- a CDS encoding undecaprenyl-diphosphate phosphatase, with protein MSWFESFILGLVQGLTEFLPISSSAHLRLTAAFAGWHDPGAAFTAITQLGTETAVVIYFRKDIARIISAWFRSLTNKALRSDHDAQMGWLVIVGSIPIGVLGVAFKDQIEGPFRDLRLTATTLIVMGIVLGIADRLAARDEVGGKHRAVRERKGLKDLSVKDGLIYGVCQAMALIPGVSRSGATISGGLLMGYTREAAARYSFLLAIPAVLASGVFELKDAGADGSVSWGPTVFATIIAFGVGYVVIAWFMKFISTKSFMPFVYYRILLGIVLIALVTAGVLSPHAGESAG; from the coding sequence ATGTCTTGGTTCGAATCATTCATCCTCGGACTCGTCCAGGGGCTGACCGAGTTCCTGCCCATCTCGTCGAGCGCGCATCTGCGGCTGACCGCGGCCTTCGCGGGCTGGCACGACCCGGGAGCCGCGTTCACGGCGATCACCCAGCTCGGTACGGAGACGGCGGTGGTGATCTACTTCCGCAAGGACATCGCGCGGATCATCTCCGCGTGGTTCCGCTCCCTCACGAACAAGGCGCTGCGCAGCGACCACGACGCGCAGATGGGCTGGCTCGTGATCGTGGGATCGATTCCGATCGGCGTGCTCGGTGTCGCGTTCAAGGACCAGATCGAGGGCCCGTTCCGCGATCTGCGGCTGACCGCGACGACCCTCATCGTGATGGGCATCGTCCTCGGCATCGCGGACCGTCTCGCCGCGCGCGACGAGGTCGGCGGCAAGCACCGAGCGGTGCGGGAGCGCAAGGGCCTCAAGGACCTGAGCGTCAAGGACGGTCTGATCTACGGCGTCTGCCAGGCCATGGCCCTGATCCCCGGAGTCTCGCGCTCCGGCGCGACCATCAGCGGCGGTCTCCTCATGGGGTACACCCGTGAGGCCGCGGCCCGTTACTCGTTCCTCCTCGCGATCCCCGCGGTCCTGGCCTCCGGGGTCTTCGAGCTGAAGGACGCCGGCGCCGACGGGTCCGTCTCCTGGGGCCCGACCGTCTTCGCGACGATCATCGCCTTCGGCGTCGGGTACGTGGTCATCGCCTGGTTCATGAAGTTCATCTCGACCAAGAGCTTCATGCCGTTCGTCTACTACCGGATCCTGCTCGGCATCGTGCTGATCGCGCTGGTGACGGCGGGTGTCCTGAGCCCGCACGCCGGGGAGTCGGCGGGCTGA
- a CDS encoding acyltransferase encodes MPKNWNAFSSRDFTGRLAHRAVQAGWRLAQRAGAVTAAHPGRYRFGSLGHGTKLAFPQGTVFGEPWIHLGAHCIIAEQVTLTAGLMPDLDLGSEPILRLGDGVVLGRGSHVIADTTVTIGSDCYFGPYVYVTSTNHSYDDPHQPIGKQWPRMEPVEIGPGCWIGTGAVILPGARIGRNVVVAAGAVVRGEVPDHAVVAGAPARVVRSWDEENGWQPPLRTPAPAPIPEGVTPEQLLALADLEELEEGVQQPGASA; translated from the coding sequence GTGCCGAAGAACTGGAACGCGTTCTCATCCCGCGACTTCACCGGACGCCTCGCCCATCGCGCGGTGCAGGCGGGCTGGCGCCTGGCGCAGCGCGCGGGCGCGGTGACCGCGGCGCATCCCGGCCGCTACCGATTCGGGTCCCTCGGCCACGGCACCAAGCTGGCCTTCCCGCAGGGCACGGTCTTCGGCGAGCCCTGGATCCACCTCGGCGCGCACTGCATCATCGCTGAACAGGTCACCCTCACCGCGGGCCTGATGCCCGACCTCGACCTCGGCTCCGAGCCGATCCTGCGCCTGGGTGACGGCGTCGTCCTCGGCCGCGGCAGCCATGTCATCGCCGACACGACGGTGACGATCGGCAGCGACTGCTACTTCGGGCCGTACGTCTACGTGACCTCGACCAACCACTCGTACGACGACCCGCACCAGCCCATCGGCAAGCAGTGGCCGCGCATGGAGCCGGTGGAGATCGGGCCCGGCTGCTGGATCGGCACCGGCGCGGTGATCCTGCCCGGCGCGCGGATCGGCCGGAACGTCGTGGTCGCCGCCGGTGCCGTCGTGCGTGGCGAGGTGCCGGACCACGCGGTCGTGGCCGGGGCGCCCGCCCGGGTCGTCCGGAGCTGGGACGAGGAGAACGGGTGGCAGCCGCCGCTGCGCACGCCCGCCCCCGCCCCGATCCCCGAAGGCGTCACCCCCGAACAACTCCTCGCGCTCGCCGACCTGGAAGAGCTCGAAGAGGGCGTACAGCAGCCGGGCGCGAGCGCCTAG
- a CDS encoding DNA alkylation repair protein: MTVTVPRSAPADTLLERLTSVYPTAADPERAGQMRAYMKDVAPFLGLTTPVRRALSRTVLAGTPRPNEADCTALALRCWELPEREYAYFAVDYLRRYVGRCSSGFLPVARHLVSTVPWWDTVDLLAAHVVGALVAADPRLEKDMDAWIEDDDLWIARTALLHQLRRKETTDTERLFGYCLRQAPHPDFFIRKAIGWCLREYAKTDPDAVRSFVAAHRDRLAPLSVREALKNIGP, encoded by the coding sequence ATGACCGTCACAGTCCCGCGCAGCGCGCCGGCCGACACTCTGCTGGAGCGGCTCACCTCCGTGTACCCCACGGCGGCCGACCCCGAGCGGGCCGGGCAGATGCGCGCGTACATGAAGGACGTGGCCCCGTTTCTCGGTCTCACCACCCCCGTCCGCCGTGCGCTCTCACGCACCGTCCTGGCCGGGACCCCGCGCCCGAACGAGGCCGACTGCACCGCGCTCGCGCTGCGCTGCTGGGAGCTGCCCGAGCGCGAGTACGCGTACTTCGCGGTCGACTACCTGCGCCGCTACGTGGGCCGCTGTTCGTCCGGCTTCCTGCCCGTCGCCCGGCACCTGGTGTCAACGGTCCCGTGGTGGGACACCGTCGACCTGCTCGCCGCGCACGTCGTCGGCGCGCTCGTCGCGGCCGACCCGCGCCTTGAGAAGGACATGGACGCGTGGATCGAGGACGACGACCTGTGGATCGCCCGCACCGCGCTCCTGCACCAGCTCCGCCGCAAGGAGACGACCGACACGGAGCGCCTCTTCGGCTACTGCCTGCGCCAGGCCCCGCACCCCGACTTCTTCATCCGCAAGGCCATCGGCTGGTGCCTGCGTGAGTACGCGAAGACCGACCCCGATGCCGTACGTTCCTTCGTCGCCGCCCATCGGGACCGGCTCGCGCCTCTGTCCGTGCGTGAGGCCCTGAAGAACATCGGCCCCTGA
- a CDS encoding MFS transporter, protein MNSPAASPLRPRRPAWAGRNYSLLAVAAFVTTLGSNGALIASAFAVLETGGDGGDVGLVAASRTLTLVLFLLVGGAVADRLPRHHVMVAANALNFLSQGAFALLVLTGKPELWQMMLLSALGGTGQAFFNPAAEGMLMSSVDRDQASRAFALFRMAMSGAAVGGAALGGAMVAAIGPGWVLAVDAVAFAVAGALRSFLDVSHIAPREPGGGLLADMRDGWQEFIGRPWLWSVVAQFSVVVAVVGAADAVFGPLVARDSLGGPGPWGLALGAFGVGTVAGAFLMMRWKPRRLLLAGTLCVFPLALPSAALAVPVPLAVLVCVMFVSGVTIEVFSVSWMTALHQEIPEDKLSRVSAYDWFGSVAMVPVATALAGPAEAAFGLSPALWGCAALVVVATGAVLFVPEVRQLTRRSDADQQPATPEPVSADPEGAAGRLG, encoded by the coding sequence GTGAACTCTCCCGCCGCCTCCCCGCTCAGACCCCGCCGACCCGCGTGGGCGGGCCGCAACTACAGCCTGCTGGCGGTGGCGGCGTTCGTGACGACCCTCGGCAGCAACGGCGCGCTGATCGCGTCCGCGTTCGCGGTGCTCGAGACGGGGGGCGACGGAGGGGACGTCGGCCTCGTCGCCGCGTCACGCACCCTGACGCTCGTCCTGTTCCTGCTCGTCGGCGGAGCCGTCGCCGACCGGCTGCCGCGACACCACGTGATGGTCGCGGCCAACGCGCTCAACTTCCTCTCCCAGGGCGCCTTCGCGCTGCTCGTCCTGACCGGAAAGCCCGAGCTCTGGCAGATGATGCTGCTCAGCGCGCTGGGCGGCACCGGGCAGGCCTTCTTCAACCCCGCCGCCGAAGGCATGCTGATGTCGTCGGTCGACCGGGACCAGGCCAGCCGCGCCTTCGCCCTCTTCCGGATGGCCATGTCCGGCGCGGCCGTGGGCGGCGCGGCGCTCGGCGGCGCGATGGTCGCGGCCATCGGGCCCGGCTGGGTGCTCGCCGTGGACGCGGTGGCGTTCGCCGTCGCGGGGGCGCTGCGCTCGTTCCTCGACGTCAGCCATATCGCGCCGCGCGAGCCCGGCGGGGGCCTCCTCGCCGATATGCGCGACGGCTGGCAGGAGTTCATCGGCCGGCCGTGGCTGTGGAGCGTCGTCGCGCAGTTCTCCGTCGTGGTCGCGGTGGTCGGCGCCGCCGACGCGGTCTTCGGCCCGCTCGTCGCGCGCGACTCCCTCGGCGGACCGGGCCCCTGGGGACTCGCCCTCGGCGCGTTCGGCGTCGGAACCGTCGCCGGGGCGTTCCTGATGATGCGGTGGAAGCCGCGGCGGCTGCTGCTCGCCGGGACCCTGTGTGTGTTCCCGCTGGCGCTGCCCTCGGCGGCGCTCGCGGTGCCTGTGCCGCTCGCCGTGCTCGTCTGCGTGATGTTCGTGAGCGGTGTGACGATCGAGGTGTTCAGCGTCTCCTGGATGACGGCGCTGCACCAGGAGATCCCGGAGGACAAGCTGTCCCGGGTCTCCGCGTACGACTGGTTCGGCTCCGTCGCGATGGTGCCGGTCGCCACGGCGCTCGCGGGTCCGGCGGAGGCCGCCTTCGGCCTGTCCCCGGCGCTGTGGGGCTGTGCGGCGCTCGTGGTCGTGGCGACAGGCGCGGTCCTGTTCGTGCCGGAGGTACGGCAGCTGACGCGCCGCTCCGATGCCGACCAGCAGCCCGCGACGCCGGAGCCCGTCTCAGCCGATCCCGAAGGAGCCGCCGGGCGGCTCGGGTGA
- a CDS encoding thiolase family protein: MRDAVIVEAVRTPVGKGKPNGTLAHVHPVELLAHTLRTLVGRAGIDPAQIDDVIGGTVDQVAEQAMNTTRYAVLSAGFPESVPATTVDRQCGSSQQAVHFAAQGVISGAYDMVIAGGVESMSRVPMGSNVTEGADPFGPGVAERYPEGLVPQGISAELIAAKWSLSRETMDAYAVESHRKAAQAWANGLFDAEVAPLEGITRDESVRPGTTAEILAGLKPAYYDPHLGERFPQIDWSVTAGNASPINDGASAVLITTSENAARLGLRPLARLHSFAVTGSDPLLMLTGVIPATEKVLRKAGLELGDIDLFEVNEAFAAVVLAWLQETGADPAKLNVHGGAIALGHPLGASGTRLMTTLVHAMRARGARYALQTMCEAGGLANATVLEAL; the protein is encoded by the coding sequence ATGCGTGACGCAGTCATCGTCGAAGCCGTACGCACCCCCGTCGGCAAGGGCAAGCCGAACGGGACGCTCGCACATGTCCACCCCGTCGAACTCCTCGCCCACACCCTGCGCACCCTCGTCGGGCGCGCCGGGATCGATCCCGCGCAGATCGACGACGTCATCGGCGGCACCGTCGACCAGGTCGCCGAGCAGGCCATGAACACCACCCGGTACGCCGTCCTGTCGGCGGGCTTCCCGGAGTCCGTGCCCGCCACGACCGTCGACCGCCAGTGCGGCTCGTCCCAGCAGGCCGTGCACTTCGCCGCGCAGGGCGTCATCTCCGGCGCCTACGACATGGTCATCGCCGGTGGCGTGGAGTCCATGAGCCGCGTACCGATGGGGTCGAACGTGACCGAGGGTGCCGACCCGTTCGGTCCCGGCGTCGCCGAGCGCTACCCGGAAGGTCTGGTCCCGCAGGGCATCAGCGCCGAGCTGATCGCCGCCAAGTGGTCACTGTCCCGCGAGACGATGGACGCCTACGCCGTCGAGTCGCACCGCAAGGCCGCCCAGGCCTGGGCGAACGGGCTCTTCGACGCCGAGGTCGCGCCCCTCGAAGGCATCACCCGCGACGAGTCCGTGCGCCCCGGCACCACCGCCGAGATCCTCGCCGGGCTCAAGCCCGCCTACTACGACCCGCACCTCGGCGAGCGCTTCCCGCAGATCGACTGGTCGGTGACCGCGGGCAACGCGAGCCCCATCAACGACGGGGCCTCCGCCGTCCTCATCACCACGAGCGAGAACGCAGCCCGGCTCGGCCTGCGCCCGCTCGCGCGTCTCCACAGCTTCGCCGTCACCGGCTCGGACCCGCTCCTGATGCTCACCGGCGTCATCCCCGCCACCGAGAAGGTGCTGCGCAAGGCGGGTCTCGAGCTGGGCGACATCGACCTGTTCGAGGTCAACGAAGCGTTCGCGGCCGTCGTCCTCGCCTGGCTCCAGGAGACCGGCGCCGACCCGGCGAAGCTGAACGTGCACGGCGGCGCCATCGCGCTCGGCCACCCGCTCGGCGCGAGCGGCACCCGTCTGATGACCACCCTGGTCCACGCGATGCGCGCCCGCGGCGCACGCTACGCACTCCAGACCATGTGCGAGGCGGGCGGGCTCGCCAACGCGACCGTCCTGGAAGCGCTCTGA
- a CDS encoding gamma carbonic anhydrase family protein encodes MGQQALITGIGGKDPELDEEAFAAPTSVVIGEVTLHAGASVWYGAVLRADCGPIVLGADSNIQDNCTVHVDPGFPVTVGERVSVGHNAVLHGCTVEDDCLVGMGATVLNGAVIGAGSLVAAQALVPQGMQVPPGSLVAGVPAKVKRPLTEEERAGITLNGTLYVELAKAHRAAHEDS; translated from the coding sequence ATGGGCCAGCAGGCACTCATCACCGGGATCGGCGGCAAGGATCCGGAGCTTGATGAGGAGGCGTTCGCCGCGCCGACCTCGGTCGTGATCGGCGAGGTCACCCTGCACGCCGGGGCGAGTGTCTGGTACGGCGCGGTGCTGCGCGCGGACTGCGGCCCGATCGTGCTCGGCGCCGACAGCAACATCCAGGACAACTGCACGGTGCATGTCGACCCCGGCTTCCCGGTGACGGTCGGCGAGCGGGTCTCCGTCGGGCACAACGCGGTCCTGCACGGCTGCACCGTCGAGGACGACTGCCTCGTCGGCATGGGCGCCACGGTCCTCAACGGCGCGGTGATCGGCGCCGGTTCCCTGGTCGCCGCCCAGGCCCTCGTCCCGCAGGGAATGCAGGTCCCGCCGGGCTCACTCGTAGCCGGCGTCCCCGCCAAGGTGAAGCGCCCGCTGACCGAAGAGGAGCGGGCCGGCATCACCCTGAACGGCACGCTCTACGTGGAGCTGGCGAAGGCCCACCGCGCGGCGCACGAGGACAGCTGA
- a CDS encoding spermidine synthase, giving the protein MDEPIPVTRTVDHGTAKLMPDVDRRRAWLLTVGGAPQSYVDLDAPEHLEFEYARRLGHVLDCADEPGKPLDVLHLGGGALTLPRYAAATRPGSRQDVVEADRGLLALVAEHLPVPDGAGITVHGADARTWLESADADSADVLVADVFGGSRVPAHLTTVAYAEAAERVLRPTGVYAANLADGTPFAFLRSQLATFSAVFEHLALIAEPAVLRGRRFGNTVLVASHEELDIAALARRAAADAFPARVEHGPQLRRFTGSAKPVRDEDAVPSPEPPGGSFGIG; this is encoded by the coding sequence GTGGATGAGCCGATACCCGTGACCAGGACCGTCGATCATGGCACCGCCAAGCTGATGCCCGACGTGGACCGGCGTCGGGCCTGGCTGCTCACGGTCGGCGGGGCGCCGCAGTCATACGTCGATCTGGACGCGCCGGAACACCTCGAATTCGAGTACGCGCGCCGGCTCGGCCATGTCCTCGACTGTGCGGACGAGCCCGGAAAGCCCCTCGACGTGCTGCATCTCGGGGGTGGCGCGCTGACCCTGCCGCGCTATGCGGCGGCGACGCGGCCCGGCTCACGTCAGGACGTGGTCGAGGCGGACCGCGGGCTGCTCGCCCTGGTCGCCGAGCATCTGCCCGTCCCCGACGGCGCCGGGATCACCGTCCACGGGGCCGACGCCCGCACCTGGCTGGAGTCGGCCGACGCCGACAGCGCCGACGTGCTCGTGGCGGACGTCTTCGGCGGCTCCCGCGTCCCGGCCCACCTGACCACCGTGGCGTACGCAGAGGCCGCCGAGCGGGTCCTGCGTCCCACGGGCGTCTACGCGGCGAACCTCGCCGACGGCACCCCCTTCGCCTTCCTCCGCTCCCAACTCGCCACGTTCTCAGCGGTGTTCGAGCATCTCGCGCTGATAGCGGAGCCCGCCGTGCTGCGCGGCAGGCGCTTCGGGAACACCGTCCTCGTGGCCTCCCACGAGGAACTCGACATCGCGGCGCTCGCCCGGCGCGCCGCGGCCGACGCGTTCCCGGCCCGCGTCGAGCACGGCCCTCAGCTGCGCCGCTTCACCGGCAGCGCGAAGCCCGTACGGGACGAGGACGCGGTGCCCTCACCCGAGCCGCCCGGCGGCTCCTTCGGGATCGGCTGA
- a CDS encoding TVP38/TMEM64 family protein, with amino-acid sequence MPDTVATRPEGLAAARPAGLVLRCTRVLLSPWSRLSLLVVLLAAGGAMVLLFQPQRLLADGWPPRMSGAAAVVLFGVAYGLCTVAFVPRPLLNLAAGALFGSQLGTLAALGGTVLGAGVAFGLGRVLGQEALRPLVRGRWLKAADGQLSRHGFRSMLAARTFPGVPFWAANYCAAISRMRWAPFLLATAIGSVPNTAAYVVAGARASTPTSPAFLIAMGFIALTGLAGAVVAWCKRDRLRG; translated from the coding sequence ATGCCCGACACCGTTGCGACACGTCCCGAGGGACTCGCCGCCGCCCGGCCGGCGGGCCTTGTCCTGCGCTGCACGAGAGTTCTGCTGTCTCCATGGTCTCGGCTGTCGCTCCTGGTGGTGCTGCTCGCCGCGGGCGGGGCGATGGTGTTGCTCTTCCAGCCGCAGAGACTGCTCGCGGACGGCTGGCCGCCCCGGATGAGCGGCGCCGCCGCGGTCGTCCTGTTCGGTGTCGCGTACGGCCTGTGCACGGTGGCCTTCGTTCCCCGGCCGCTGCTCAACCTCGCGGCGGGCGCGCTGTTCGGTTCGCAGCTCGGCACTCTGGCGGCGCTCGGTGGGACGGTGCTCGGCGCCGGGGTGGCGTTCGGGCTCGGCCGGGTGCTCGGCCAGGAGGCGCTGCGGCCCCTCGTTCGCGGCCGCTGGCTGAAGGCGGCCGACGGGCAGCTCAGCCGGCACGGCTTCCGGTCGATGCTGGCGGCACGGACGTTTCCGGGGGTGCCGTTCTGGGCGGCCAACTACTGCGCCGCGATCTCGCGCATGCGCTGGGCGCCCTTCCTTCTCGCCACGGCGATCGGCTCGGTCCCGAACACGGCGGCCTACGTCGTCGCCGGGGCCAGGGCCTCGACGCCGACGTCGCCCGCGTTCCTGATCGCGATGGGTTTCATCGCGCTGACCGGCCTCGCGGGTGCGGTGGTCGCGTGGTGCAAGCGCGACCGCCTCCGCGGCTGA
- a CDS encoding winged helix-turn-helix transcriptional regulator, with the protein MPAAKDPRPCSIADTLAVVGEKYSLLVLREVCLGNGRFDQLVRNIGAPRDILATRLRRLVDAGILKKVAYQERPQRFEYRPTAAGLELEPALMTLMAWGDRHLRDDGDRPMVIEHACGNELVAVVTCAACGDAVRHEDLSAHPQAPGWTKAGPAAA; encoded by the coding sequence ATGCCCGCCGCCAAGGACCCGCGCCCCTGCTCGATCGCCGACACGCTGGCCGTGGTCGGCGAGAAGTACTCGCTCCTGGTCCTGCGCGAGGTGTGCCTCGGCAACGGACGCTTCGACCAGCTGGTGCGCAACATCGGGGCGCCGCGCGACATCCTCGCGACGCGTCTGCGCCGTCTCGTCGACGCGGGAATCCTGAAGAAGGTCGCCTACCAGGAGCGCCCGCAGCGCTTCGAGTACCGGCCCACCGCCGCGGGGCTCGAACTGGAGCCGGCCCTCATGACCCTCATGGCGTGGGGCGACCGCCATCTGCGCGACGACGGCGACCGCCCGATGGTGATCGAGCACGCCTGCGGCAACGAACTGGTCGCCGTAGTGACCTGCGCCGCGTGCGGCGACGCCGTCCGCCACGAGGACCTGAGCGCACATCCGCAGGCCCCGGGCTGGACCAAGGCGGGACCGGCCGCGGCGTAG
- the tuf gene encoding elongation factor Tu, with translation MPKTAYVRTKPHLNIGTMGHVDHGKTTLTAAITKVLAERGAGTFVPFDRIDRAPEEAARGITINIAHVEYETDTRHYAHVDMPGHADYVKNMVTGAAQLDGAILVVSALDGVMPQTAEHVLLARQVGVDHIVVALNKADAGDEELTDLVELEVRELLSAHGYGGDSVPVVRVSGLKALEGEPRWTGAIDALLDAVDTYVPMPERYVDAPFLLSVENVLTITGRGTVVTGAVERGRVRVGDRVEIFGADTDAAATVVTGLETFGKPMEEAQAGDNVALLLRGVPRDGVRRGDVVAAPASVSPSRRFTAQVYVLSAAEGGRTTPVATGYRPQFYLRTADVVGDVDLGETAVARPGDTVMMTVELGRDMPLEAGLGFAIREGGRTVGAGTVSSVG, from the coding sequence ATGCCCAAGACGGCATACGTGCGCACCAAGCCGCACCTCAACATCGGCACCATGGGCCACGTCGACCACGGCAAGACGACCCTCACCGCCGCCATCACCAAGGTCCTCGCCGAGCGCGGCGCCGGCACGTTCGTGCCCTTCGACCGCATCGACCGCGCCCCGGAGGAGGCCGCCCGCGGCATCACCATCAACATCGCGCACGTCGAGTACGAGACCGACACCCGCCACTACGCGCACGTCGACATGCCCGGCCACGCCGACTACGTCAAGAACATGGTCACCGGGGCCGCGCAGCTCGACGGGGCGATCCTCGTCGTCTCCGCGCTCGACGGGGTCATGCCGCAGACCGCCGAGCACGTCCTGCTCGCCCGCCAGGTCGGCGTCGACCACATCGTCGTCGCGCTGAACAAGGCGGACGCGGGGGACGAGGAGCTCACCGACCTCGTCGAGCTGGAGGTCCGCGAGCTGCTCTCCGCGCACGGGTACGGCGGCGACTCGGTCCCCGTGGTGCGGGTCTCCGGGCTCAAGGCCCTTGAGGGTGAGCCCCGTTGGACCGGGGCGATCGACGCGCTGCTCGACGCCGTGGACACGTATGTGCCCATGCCCGAGCGGTACGTGGACGCGCCGTTCCTGTTGTCGGTGGAGAACGTGCTCACCATCACCGGGCGCGGCACGGTCGTCACCGGGGCCGTCGAGCGCGGCAGGGTGCGTGTCGGCGACCGTGTCGAGATCTTCGGCGCGGACACCGACGCGGCGGCGACCGTGGTCACCGGCCTGGAGACCTTCGGCAAGCCCATGGAGGAGGCGCAGGCAGGGGACAACGTGGCGCTGCTGCTGCGCGGCGTGCCCCGCGACGGGGTCCGCCGCGGTGACGTCGTCGCGGCCCCCGCCAGCGTCAGCCCGAGCCGCCGCTTCACGGCCCAGGTGTACGTACTCTCGGCGGCCGAGGGCGGCCGGACGACACCGGTCGCCACCGGCTACCGGCCGCAGTTCTACCTGCGGACCGCGGACGTCGTCGGAGACGTCGACCTCGGCGAGACCGCCGTCGCCCGGCCCGGGGACACCGTCATGATGACGGTCGAGCTCGGCCGCGACATGCCCCTCGAGGCGGGGCTCGGCTTCGCGATCCGCGAGGGCGGGCGCACCGTCGGCGCGGGCACCGTCAGCTCCGTCGGCTGA
- a CDS encoding patatin-like phospholipase family protein, which yields MAGRALVLGGGGLSGIGWICGILHGLAEAGADLWDADTVIGTSAGSVVGAQLTSGRLTPAELYERQLAAPVGEIPGHLSPAATLRHARAALTSRTPEDFGRKAGHIALAADTPDEATRRAVIAGRLVSHSWPERPFLVTAVRATTGEFRVLDRGSGVGLVDAVAASCAVPGVWPPVTFEDSRWIDGGVRSPANAHLAEGHDRVVIIAPVAAGGGTLESARAQAERLTAGGARVTLITPNRTTRKAMGHNSLDPTHRAPSARAGRDQATTHVAGVAEVWG from the coding sequence GTGGCGGGCAGGGCACTCGTACTCGGGGGCGGCGGCCTCTCCGGCATCGGCTGGATCTGTGGAATCCTCCACGGCCTCGCCGAAGCAGGTGCTGATCTGTGGGACGCCGACACCGTGATCGGCACCTCCGCGGGCTCCGTCGTCGGCGCCCAGCTCACCTCCGGCAGACTCACCCCCGCCGAGCTGTACGAGCGCCAACTCGCCGCGCCCGTAGGGGAGATCCCCGGACATCTGAGTCCGGCCGCCACCCTCCGCCACGCCCGCGCCGCGCTCACCTCCCGTACCCCCGAGGACTTCGGCCGCAAGGCGGGGCACATCGCGCTGGCCGCCGACACCCCGGACGAGGCGACGCGCCGCGCGGTCATCGCGGGGCGGCTCGTCTCGCACAGCTGGCCCGAGCGGCCGTTCCTGGTGACGGCGGTACGGGCGACGACCGGCGAGTTCCGTGTCCTGGACCGGGGCAGCGGCGTCGGCCTGGTCGACGCCGTCGCGGCCAGCTGCGCCGTGCCGGGCGTCTGGCCGCCGGTCACGTTCGAGGACAGCCGCTGGATCGACGGCGGCGTCCGCTCCCCGGCCAACGCGCACCTCGCCGAAGGTCACGACCGCGTCGTGATCATCGCCCCGGTCGCAGCGGGCGGCGGCACCCTCGAATCGGCCCGCGCCCAGGCGGAACGCCTCACCGCGGGCGGGGCGAGGGTCACCCTCATCACCCCGAACCGCACCACCAGAAAGGCGATGGGCCACAACAGCCTCGACCCGACCCACCGTGCTCCCTCGGCCCGAGCCGGCCGGGATCAGGCGACGACGCATGTGGCGGGGGTGGCGGAGGTGTGGGGCTGA
- a CDS encoding DUF4442 domain-containing protein, whose protein sequence is MSIGEMLAATVPMARTLNIEFLETTPEKAVVALPDQNEYHNHVGGPHAGAMFTLGESASGAIVLAAFGDQLSRAVPLAVRADIAYKKLAMGPVTATATLGRPAADVVAELDAGERPEFPVTVAIQRADGAITGEMTVVWTLRPNS, encoded by the coding sequence ATGTCGATCGGCGAGATGCTCGCCGCCACCGTGCCGATGGCCAGGACCCTGAACATCGAATTCCTCGAGACCACCCCGGAGAAGGCCGTGGTGGCCCTGCCGGACCAGAACGAGTACCACAACCACGTCGGCGGCCCGCACGCCGGAGCGATGTTCACGCTCGGCGAGTCCGCGAGCGGCGCGATCGTCCTTGCCGCCTTCGGGGACCAGCTGTCGCGGGCGGTGCCGCTCGCCGTGCGCGCCGACATCGCGTACAAGAAGCTCGCCATGGGCCCCGTCACGGCGACGGCCACGCTCGGCCGCCCGGCCGCCGACGTGGTCGCCGAGCTCGACGCGGGGGAGCGCCCCGAGTTCCCGGTGACGGTCGCGATCCAGCGCGCCGACGGTGCGATCACGGGTGAGATGACAGTCGTCTGGACGCTGCGCCCCAACAGCTGA
- a CDS encoding DedA family protein: MHVQEWLDTVPAVAIYALVAGVIGLESLGIPLPGEIVLVSAALLSSQHGDVNPIILGACASAGAVIGDSIGYAIGRKGGRPLLAWLGKKFPRHFGEAHVATAERSFEKWGMWAVFFGRFVALLRIFAGPLAGVLHMPYWKFLIANFLGGVIWAGGTTAVIYYIGVVAEDWLKRFSYYGLGAAVLIGVASMLIVRRKAKKTAAEAEPVPAAD; the protein is encoded by the coding sequence TTGCACGTCCAGGAGTGGCTCGACACGGTACCGGCGGTCGCCATCTATGCCCTGGTGGCCGGGGTCATCGGCCTCGAGAGCCTGGGCATCCCGCTGCCGGGAGAGATCGTCCTGGTCTCGGCGGCGCTGCTGTCCTCCCAGCACGGTGACGTCAACCCGATCATCCTGGGCGCCTGCGCCAGCGCGGGAGCCGTCATCGGCGACTCCATCGGATACGCCATCGGCCGCAAGGGCGGACGCCCCCTGCTGGCCTGGCTCGGCAAGAAGTTCCCGCGGCACTTCGGCGAGGCCCATGTCGCGACCGCCGAGCGCTCCTTCGAGAAGTGGGGCATGTGGGCGGTCTTCTTCGGCCGCTTCGTCGCCCTGCTGCGCATCTTCGCGGGCCCGCTCGCGGGTGTGCTGCACATGCCGTACTGGAAGTTCCTCATCGCGAACTTCCTCGGCGGTGTCATCTGGGCCGGCGGCACGACCGCCGTCATCTACTACATCGGCGTGGTCGCCGAGGACTGGCTCAAGCGGTTCTCGTACTACGGGCTCGGCGCGGCCGTGCTGATCGGCGTGGCCTCCATGCTGATCGTCAGGCGCAAGGCGAAGAAGACGGCGGCCGAGGCAGAGCCGGTCCCGGCCGCCGACTGA